A single genomic interval of Camelina sativa cultivar DH55 chromosome 11, Cs, whole genome shotgun sequence harbors:
- the LOC104728615 gene encoding LOW QUALITY PROTEIN: heat stress transcription factor A-6a-like (The sequence of the model RefSeq protein was modified relative to this genomic sequence to represent the inferred CDS: deleted 2 bases in 1 codon), giving the protein MEFNIPVPLEGLGETRPTAFLTKTYNIVEDSSTNNIVSWSRDNNSFIIWEPETFALICLPRCFKHNNFSSFVRQLNTYGFKKVNTERWEFSNEYFLKGQRNLLKNIKRRKTSSSQTHTQSLKGGRIGPEGEIEELRSDRVALVLELERLRRKQETMKTYLHSMEEKLKVTEVKQEMMMDFLLKKIKKPSFFKGSRKRKMQGFKNRERRKEVHETIVKAEPEEYLNDTADQYRGVFAYGDELHIASLEDQGQEGDEMETDSEGIWKGFVLSEEMCD; this is encoded by the exons ATGGAATTTAATATTCCAGTTCCATTAGAGGGTCTCGGAGAAACAAGACCAACTGCTTTCTTGACGAAAACATACAACATAGTGGAGGATTCAAGCACAAACAACATAGTTTCATGGAGCAGAGACAACAACAGCTTCATCATTTGGGAACCAGAGACTTTCGCCCTAATTTGTCTCCCTAGATGCTTTAAGCACAACAATTTCTCCAGCTTTGTTAGACAGCTCAATACTTAT GGGTTTAAGAAGGTTAATACAGAGAGATGGGAGTTTTCAAATGAGTATTTTCTGAAGGGACAGAGAAATCTTCTTAAGAAcatcaagagaagaaagactTCATCATCTCAAACACACACACAGTCACTAAAAGGCGGGAGAATTGGACCAGAAGGAGAGATTGAGGAGCTGAGAAGTGACAGAGTAGCTCTAGTATTAGAACTTGAGAGACTGAGACGAAAACAAGAAACCATGAAGACATATCTTCATTCGATGGAAGAGAAACTGAAAGTCACAGAAGTGAAGCAAGAAATGATGATGGATTTCTTGcttaaaaagattaag aaacctagtttttttaAGGGCTCAAGGAAACGTAAGATGCAAGGATTCAAGAATCGAGAGCGAAGGAAAGAGGTTCATGAAACGATTGTTAAAGCTGAGCCGGAAGAGTATCTTAATGATACTGCTGATCAATATAGAGGTGTGTTTGCTTATGGCGATGAGCTTCACATAGCTTCATTGGAGGATCAAGGACAAGAAGGAGATGAAATGGAAACGGATAGTGAAGGAATCTGGAAGGGTTTTGTGTTAAGTGAAGAGATGTGTGATTAG